Proteins encoded together in one Rubripirellula reticaptiva window:
- a CDS encoding S26 family signal peptidase has protein sequence MLVVLLVAVLLVTAAILRSKSAGSRRFAIEGASMAPTLLGETWQVSCPDCGLVWPVDTSQADYGKCWHCGNPVRASSRNPQDQVEVQPALAYQRHDLVAFIRDGRRNIKRIVAIPGETVSLDGLKILVGEQPILSEAELPVDLDDHRQKSHWLPSARTPDRHWQFDASDPDWCVYYHQSVHDHGRPSPVWDDYSVNLGLARPLEPVSQLIVRGEVIEASKEAILRVVSHRQTYVDVRLVSGSPFEARPDSINAKTYAGLLPVVAPESPVAIRLVSGSAAVASLSIDRPILYRIRRRDDRSIYPLTLDEHEYFVLGDNVPISIDSRDFGPIRRSQILGRVVSDRADHAVTKTR, from the coding sequence GTGTTAGTCGTCCTCCTGGTGGCGGTTTTGCTAGTCACGGCTGCGATTTTACGATCAAAGTCGGCAGGATCACGCCGTTTTGCAATTGAGGGCGCGTCGATGGCCCCCACGCTGCTGGGCGAAACCTGGCAAGTATCCTGTCCGGATTGCGGGCTCGTCTGGCCCGTGGACACGTCTCAAGCAGATTATGGGAAGTGCTGGCACTGCGGAAATCCGGTACGAGCAAGCAGCCGAAATCCTCAAGATCAAGTCGAAGTCCAACCGGCACTTGCGTACCAGCGACATGACTTGGTCGCATTCATCCGAGACGGTCGTCGTAACATCAAACGGATCGTCGCCATTCCAGGCGAGACAGTCAGCCTGGACGGACTCAAGATCCTGGTCGGCGAACAACCGATTCTCAGCGAGGCAGAGCTGCCCGTCGATCTGGATGACCACCGCCAAAAGTCACACTGGCTGCCCAGCGCCCGCACCCCCGATCGTCATTGGCAGTTCGACGCCAGCGATCCGGATTGGTGCGTCTATTATCACCAAAGCGTCCACGACCACGGTCGTCCGAGTCCGGTATGGGATGATTATAGCGTCAATTTAGGGCTTGCTCGGCCGCTCGAGCCAGTCAGCCAACTGATCGTTCGCGGCGAGGTCATCGAAGCTTCTAAGGAAGCGATTTTACGAGTCGTTTCGCACCGTCAAACCTACGTAGATGTCCGTCTGGTTTCCGGTTCACCATTCGAAGCGAGGCCCGATAGCATCAATGCTAAAACGTATGCTGGTTTGTTACCGGTCGTTGCACCGGAGTCGCCCGTTGCGATCCGGTTGGTGTCGGGTTCGGCAGCGGTGGCAAGTTTGTCAATCGATCGCCCGATTCTCTATCGAATCCGCCGCCGCGACGACCGCAGCATCTATCCGCTGACACTTGATGAACATGAGTACTTTGTCCTTGGCGACAACGTGCCCATCTCGATCGACAGTCGCGACTTTGGACCGATCCGTAGGTCGCAAATCCTGGGACGGGTTGTGTCGGATCGGGCCGATCATGCGGTGACCAAAACGCGTTGA
- a CDS encoding sulfatase produces the protein MILIKTLLAVTGLFVSGLATAGERPNVLLIVADDLNCAIGPYGDQAAITPNLDRLAERGLVFKNAYCQQAVCNPSRSSFLTGLRPDTVGVDDLRKGFRDTAAGGETLITLPQHFKNHGYFCQDIGKIFHNMSETQDRRSWSIDEVLHKGTHAADTVYTNTPAALRKVKITKAPVTESLDVPDTAYRDGQIANLAAAMLRDYPADGQPFFLAVGFWRPHLPFVAPKKYWDQFDPKQIPLPEPAIAPVDVPAIAMHDSREIRGYGGTPSNRAFTTEEIRHYRHGYYASICFMDAQIGEILDALDEGGHQNDTIVVFTSDHGFHIGEQSLWGKTSNFELDARVPLIVADPVHPSGHGKATNSLAELVDLYPTLASLAGSDGDLNKQLEGESLAPVIATPMASVKDAAFTQHQQPFYGPETNWKAWGYSIRTSAWRYTEWRAIDDGKVIGRELYDHTNDPLESRNVAASYPDVVDTHSAKLAKQFPF, from the coding sequence ATGATCCTGATAAAAACGTTGCTAGCCGTGACTGGCCTGTTTGTTTCGGGGCTCGCGACCGCAGGTGAGCGTCCTAATGTTCTGCTGATCGTGGCCGACGATTTGAATTGTGCGATTGGTCCTTACGGCGACCAGGCCGCGATCACTCCGAACTTGGACCGGCTTGCTGAACGAGGCTTGGTTTTCAAAAACGCTTATTGTCAGCAGGCGGTTTGCAATCCGTCGCGATCGTCGTTTCTGACGGGTTTACGGCCAGACACGGTTGGGGTCGACGACCTGCGAAAGGGATTTCGTGACACGGCGGCTGGCGGCGAGACTCTGATCACGCTGCCGCAGCATTTCAAAAACCATGGCTATTTCTGCCAAGACATCGGCAAGATTTTTCACAATATGAGCGAAACTCAGGACCGTCGGTCGTGGTCCATCGACGAGGTCCTGCATAAGGGGACGCATGCTGCCGACACGGTGTACACCAATACGCCGGCGGCACTGCGGAAGGTCAAGATTACTAAAGCACCCGTCACCGAATCACTCGACGTACCTGACACGGCTTATCGTGACGGTCAGATCGCCAACTTGGCTGCCGCGATGCTGCGCGACTACCCGGCCGATGGCCAGCCATTCTTTCTTGCGGTTGGATTCTGGCGTCCCCATCTGCCGTTTGTGGCACCCAAGAAGTATTGGGACCAGTTCGATCCCAAGCAGATTCCATTGCCCGAACCCGCGATCGCCCCCGTCGATGTCCCGGCCATTGCGATGCACGATTCGAGAGAGATTCGCGGTTACGGCGGGACTCCAAGCAACCGGGCTTTCACCACGGAAGAAATCCGACACTATCGTCACGGATACTACGCATCGATTTGTTTCATGGACGCCCAGATCGGCGAGATCTTGGACGCACTGGATGAAGGCGGTCATCAGAATGACACGATCGTCGTCTTCACGTCGGATCACGGATTTCACATCGGCGAACAATCGCTGTGGGGCAAAACTAGCAACTTTGAACTGGACGCCAGAGTACCACTGATTGTGGCTGATCCCGTCCATCCATCCGGACACGGCAAAGCAACCAATTCGCTCGCCGAACTGGTCGACCTTTACCCGACATTGGCATCACTGGCCGGAAGCGATGGTGATCTCAACAAGCAGCTCGAAGGCGAAAGTTTAGCTCCGGTGATTGCTACGCCCATGGCGTCAGTGAAGGACGCGGCATTCACCCAGCATCAACAACCTTTCTACGGCCCGGAAACAAACTGGAAAGCCTGGGGCTATTCGATACGCACATCCGCGTGGCGTTACACAGAATGGCGAGCCATCGATGACGGCAAGGTCATCGGGCGGGAATTGTACGACCACACCAACGATCCCCTTGAATCCAGGAACGTTGCCGCTTCCTACCCGGACGTGGTTGATACTCATTCGGCGAAGCTCGCAAAGCAGTTTCCTTTTTAA
- a CDS encoding beta-ketoacyl-ACP synthase III: protein MTESTSSVSERTSPIATRGRMGRVAGVRVAATGSYVPDQIVTNEDLAALGCDSEWIVRRTGIHQRRRAADDQATSDLCYEAAIRCMDEADVKADDIDLIIVATITPDHQTPSTACHLQRRLGATAPAMDVNAACAGFMYAMITAAQFIAAGNNKCVLVVGADLMSRTVNPDDKKTYPLFGDAAGAVLLIADEKNTEGILSYQVGSEGCGGDMLCIPAGGTRTPLTPKIYDDGLQYLTMDGRNVFKWAVRVFDESAKNVLADAGIKSEQLSMVILHQANQRIIDSAVSDLNVSPEKVFVNLDRYGNTSGASIPLAIDEAVRGGKMKRGDLVLLCGFGAGLAWGTALMRW, encoded by the coding sequence ATGACCGAATCGACCTCATCCGTTTCTGAACGCACTTCGCCAATCGCCACCCGAGGACGAATGGGCCGAGTTGCGGGGGTTCGCGTCGCTGCCACAGGATCGTACGTCCCTGACCAGATTGTCACGAACGAGGACTTGGCGGCGCTGGGATGCGACAGTGAATGGATTGTGCGGCGAACCGGAATTCACCAGCGCCGCCGTGCAGCCGACGACCAGGCAACCAGCGATCTGTGCTACGAAGCCGCGATCCGTTGCATGGACGAAGCCGACGTCAAAGCCGACGACATTGACTTGATCATCGTCGCCACAATCACGCCTGACCATCAGACACCATCAACCGCATGTCACCTGCAGCGTCGACTCGGTGCGACGGCGCCGGCGATGGATGTCAATGCAGCCTGCGCGGGATTCATGTACGCGATGATTACCGCAGCACAATTCATCGCGGCCGGAAACAACAAGTGCGTGCTTGTCGTCGGCGCGGATTTGATGAGCCGCACCGTTAACCCCGATGACAAAAAGACTTACCCACTATTTGGCGACGCTGCCGGCGCGGTGCTACTGATCGCCGATGAAAAAAACACCGAGGGCATTCTGTCCTATCAAGTTGGCAGCGAAGGTTGCGGCGGCGACATGCTATGCATTCCCGCCGGTGGAACACGCACACCGCTTACACCAAAAATCTATGACGATGGACTGCAATACTTGACGATGGACGGCCGCAACGTCTTCAAATGGGCGGTTCGAGTATTCGACGAAAGCGCCAAGAACGTTCTGGCCGACGCCGGTATCAAGTCCGAACAACTGTCGATGGTGATCCTGCATCAAGCCAACCAACGGATCATCGACTCGGCAGTTTCAGATCTAAACGTCTCGCCTGAAAAAGTCTTCGTCAACCTGGACCGATACGGCAACACGTCGGGCGCCAGCATTCCACTGGCGATCGACGAAGCCGTCCGCGGTGGAAAGATGAAACGCGGCGACCTGGTGCTGCTTTGTGGTTTCGGCGCCGGCCTGGCCTGGGGCACGGCGCTGATGCGTTGGTAG
- the preA gene encoding NAD-dependent dihydropyrimidine dehydrogenase subunit PreA — MPTLETTVNGVTFPNPFVIASGPPGTNARVICRSFADGWGGASAKTLSLDASKIINVAPRYGRLKGSDGQPYGWENIELISTMPFDQWLDEFKKIKDQHPDRVLIASVMEEFNKDRWFEMIERCEAAGVDMFECNFSCPHGLPERKMGSAMGVNPDILHEVCTWVRSATKLPVWAKMTPNVTSIEDVSRACLSAGIDGISAINTIRSVIGVDLDTLRPMPTVEGYSTPGGYSCKAIKPISLRMNMEIATLIRDEFPGRSLSGIGGIETGEDAAEFILLGADTVQVCTGVMLHGYKLVQKMSDQLLAFMQRHGFETIDDFKGKSLPYITTHTDLVERQAKAKARKAAAREKAGLLRDEHWDGDEFVKQSDELVG; from the coding sequence ATGCCAACCCTGGAAACGACCGTCAATGGCGTCACCTTCCCCAACCCCTTCGTGATCGCGTCGGGGCCGCCGGGGACCAATGCGCGAGTGATATGCCGCTCATTTGCCGATGGTTGGGGGGGAGCGTCCGCAAAAACACTTAGCCTCGATGCTTCTAAAATCATCAACGTCGCTCCCCGCTATGGGCGGCTCAAAGGAAGCGACGGGCAACCCTATGGCTGGGAAAACATCGAACTGATTTCGACGATGCCGTTTGACCAGTGGCTTGACGAATTCAAAAAAATCAAGGACCAACATCCCGACCGGGTCTTGATTGCCTCGGTCATGGAAGAGTTCAACAAAGATCGCTGGTTCGAAATGATCGAGCGCTGCGAAGCAGCCGGCGTCGACATGTTCGAGTGCAACTTTTCCTGTCCGCATGGATTGCCCGAGCGCAAAATGGGTTCGGCCATGGGCGTCAATCCAGACATCCTGCACGAAGTCTGTACGTGGGTGCGGTCTGCAACCAAGTTGCCAGTGTGGGCAAAGATGACGCCCAATGTGACCAGCATCGAAGATGTCTCGCGTGCCTGTTTGTCGGCGGGCATCGATGGGATCTCGGCGATCAACACGATTCGAAGCGTCATCGGAGTCGATTTGGATACGCTGCGTCCGATGCCAACGGTGGAAGGTTACAGCACGCCCGGCGGATATTCGTGCAAGGCGATCAAGCCGATTTCGCTGCGGATGAACATGGAAATCGCCACGCTGATTCGAGATGAATTTCCCGGCCGTTCGTTGTCCGGCATCGGTGGAATCGAAACCGGTGAGGACGCGGCCGAGTTCATTCTTTTGGGTGCCGATACAGTTCAGGTTTGCACCGGCGTGATGTTGCACGGATACAAGTTGGTCCAAAAAATGTCCGATCAGTTACTGGCGTTCATGCAGCGTCATGGCTTTGAAACGATCGATGATTTCAAAGGCAAGTCATTGCCTTACATCACCACTCATACCGACCTTGTCGAACGTCAAGCCAAGGCGAAGGCCCGCAAAGCGGCGGCAAGGGAAAAGGCCGGACTGCTACGCGATGAACATTGGGACGGTGATGAGTTCGTCAAGCAGTCTGACGAATTGGTCGGTTAG
- a CDS encoding nitrilase-related carbon-nitrogen hydrolase: protein MIQTKLCEPATSEPAKIKQAMIDKHIELIADAAGQGAQVCCLQELFYGPYFCAEQDMKWYSMVERVPDGPTIQLMMQQAKKHKMVMVVPVYEEDMTGVYYNTAAVIDADGSYLGKFRKMHLPHCEPGFWEKFYFRPGNLGYPVFDTAVGKVGVYLCYDRHFPEGARCLGLGGAEIVFNPSATVAGLSEYLWKLEQPAHAVANQYFVGAINRPGLEAPWNIGEFYGQSYFCDPRGQFIAQSEKRTETDIVIADMDLDLIRDVRNTWQFFRDRRPETYDAITDL, encoded by the coding sequence TTGATTCAAACCAAACTTTGCGAACCGGCCACGTCCGAGCCGGCAAAGATCAAGCAAGCGATGATCGACAAGCATATTGAGTTGATCGCCGATGCCGCCGGGCAAGGGGCTCAGGTCTGCTGTTTGCAAGAACTGTTCTATGGCCCGTACTTTTGCGCCGAACAGGACATGAAATGGTACAGCATGGTTGAACGGGTGCCCGACGGGCCGACGATCCAGTTGATGATGCAGCAGGCCAAAAAGCACAAAATGGTAATGGTCGTTCCGGTCTACGAAGAAGACATGACGGGCGTCTATTACAACACTGCCGCCGTCATTGATGCCGATGGTTCCTACCTCGGCAAGTTTCGCAAAATGCATCTGCCGCACTGCGAACCCGGGTTTTGGGAAAAGTTCTATTTTCGTCCCGGCAATCTCGGCTATCCGGTGTTTGATACCGCGGTCGGCAAGGTCGGGGTTTATCTGTGCTACGACCGGCACTTTCCCGAGGGCGCTCGCTGTCTCGGATTGGGTGGAGCGGAAATCGTGTTCAATCCCAGCGCAACGGTGGCGGGATTGAGCGAGTATCTGTGGAAACTTGAACAACCGGCTCACGCGGTCGCCAATCAGTATTTTGTCGGAGCGATCAATCGGCCCGGTCTTGAAGCACCGTGGAATATTGGCGAATTCTACGGTCAGAGCTATTTCTGTGACCCCCGCGGCCAGTTCATCGCCCAGAGCGAAAAACGCACTGAAACGGACATTGTGATCGCCGACATGGATTTGGATCTGATCCGCGATGTTCGCAATACCTGGCAGTTTTTCCGCGACCGTCGCCCTGAAACGTACGACGCGATTACGGATCTGTAG